In Parasteatoda tepidariorum isolate YZ-2023 chromosome 2, CAS_Ptep_4.0, whole genome shotgun sequence, one DNA window encodes the following:
- the LOC122273152 gene encoding uncharacterized protein, with protein MGKKSDVTEFQRGMIVGARCVGTSISKTAALVECSRAAVVNAYKEWTIKQKTRSQIQTCGRHRVLNARKERRLARVSQRNRRATGRQIASDLNQGATVKVSELTFRRTLRRIGYGSRRPVRKPLLSALN; from the coding sequence ATGGGAAAGAAAAGTGATGTAACTGAATTTCAACGTGGAATGATTGTGGGTGCGAGATGTGTCGGAACGAGTATCAGCAAAACGGCTGCACTTGTGGAGTGTTCTAGAGCAGCAGTTGTTAATGCGTACAAAGAATggacaatcaagcaaaaaaccaGGTCTCAGATTCAGACTTGTGGCCGTCACAGGGTACTGAATGCTCGAAAAGAGAGAAGGCTGGCCAGGGTTTCGCAGCGCAACAGGAGAGCAACAGGGCGGCAAATTGCAAGTGATCTTAATCAAGGAGCAACTGTGAAGGTCTCTGAACTGACTTTTCGACGCACATTACGCCGTATAGGGTATGGAAGCAGACGGCCTGTTCGTAAGCCTCTACTGTCTGCTTTAAATTAG